In Streptomyces sp. NBC_00878, a single window of DNA contains:
- a CDS encoding helix-turn-helix domain-containing protein, with protein sequence MNTALRSARATAGFSSRQLAARVGVSGKTVERWVADAELIPHARNREDACKALGVDEEMIWPKAVKDRIKTGGDREIIRSYPYRSACPSTVWGELVAEATDELFFAGYTNYFLWLDQPAFVETLRKKLHSGCRVRFLLGDPSGEVTRNREAIEDVALSVSTRIRITLEHLGKLGTHEGLETRFSAPDDAVNHVSLSVFRFDNEALVTPHLARLVGHDSPLLHLRKHDSGGMFDRFAEHAEELWTRGVEVDRMTTTS encoded by the coding sequence TTGAACACGGCGCTACGATCAGCTAGGGCGACAGCAGGTTTCTCATCACGGCAACTCGCGGCCCGTGTGGGCGTTTCCGGCAAGACTGTTGAACGATGGGTTGCGGACGCCGAACTCATCCCGCACGCCAGAAACCGGGAAGACGCCTGCAAGGCGTTGGGAGTTGACGAAGAAATGATCTGGCCGAAAGCGGTAAAGGATCGAATCAAGACCGGCGGCGACCGGGAAATTATCCGTTCTTACCCGTACCGGTCCGCCTGCCCTTCCACAGTGTGGGGTGAATTGGTTGCCGAAGCCACGGACGAACTGTTCTTCGCGGGGTACACGAACTATTTTCTGTGGCTTGATCAGCCTGCGTTCGTTGAGACTCTTCGCAAGAAGCTCCACAGCGGGTGTCGCGTGCGTTTCCTTCTCGGTGACCCCAGCGGGGAGGTGACCCGCAATCGGGAAGCGATCGAAGATGTGGCACTCTCCGTGTCCACGCGTATCCGCATCACCCTTGAACACCTCGGCAAGCTGGGCACACATGAGGGACTGGAGACGCGCTTCTCCGCACCGGACGATGCGGTGAACCACGTGTCCCTGTCCGTGTTCCGCTTCGACAACGAAGCGTTGGTCACGCCGCATCTTGCGCGCCTGGTCGGCCATGATTCGCCACTCCTGCACCTCCGAAAGCATGACAGCGGCGGAATGTTCGACCGATTCGCCGAACACGCCGAAGAGCTTTGGACCAGAGGCGTAGAGGTAGACCGCATGACTACAACGTCTTAG
- a CDS encoding heme o synthase — MCVTAVESRPAGGGTARALKATGELGTSQGAKRGTNHRPFWARVKAFVALTKPRIIELLLITTVPVMFLAQQGVPDLKLVLLTCVGGFLSAGGANALNMYLDRDIDALMERTSQRPLVTGMVSPRECLAFGITLAVVSTLLFGLTVNWLSAWLSLGALLFYVVVYTMILKRRTSQNIVWGGIAGCLPVLIGWSSVTNSMSWAPIILFMVMFFWTPPHYWPLSMKVKDDYARVGVPMLPVIASNRVVARQIVLYSWAMVAVSLLLTPLGYTGWFYTVVALVTGGFWLWEAHGLQTRAKDGAVGAKLKEMRLFHWSITYVSLLFVAVAVDPFLR; from the coding sequence GTGTGCGTGACGGCCGTTGAATCCCGTCCTGCGGGTGGGGGTACCGCCCGTGCCCTTAAGGCTACGGGGGAACTCGGGACGAGTCAGGGCGCGAAGCGGGGCACGAACCACCGGCCGTTCTGGGCCCGGGTCAAGGCGTTCGTCGCTCTCACCAAGCCGCGGATCATCGAGCTGCTGCTGATCACCACCGTGCCGGTGATGTTCCTCGCGCAGCAGGGTGTGCCCGATCTCAAGCTGGTGCTCCTCACCTGTGTCGGCGGCTTCCTCTCCGCGGGCGGCGCCAACGCCCTGAACATGTACCTCGACCGCGACATCGACGCGCTCATGGAGCGCACCTCGCAGCGTCCACTGGTCACCGGCATGGTCAGCCCCCGCGAGTGCCTCGCCTTCGGCATCACCCTCGCCGTGGTCTCGACGCTGCTGTTCGGCCTGACCGTCAACTGGCTGTCCGCCTGGCTGTCGCTGGGGGCCCTGCTCTTCTACGTCGTCGTCTACACGATGATCCTCAAGAGGCGTACGTCGCAGAACATCGTGTGGGGCGGTATCGCCGGCTGTCTGCCGGTCCTGATCGGCTGGTCCTCCGTCACCAACTCCATGTCGTGGGCCCCGATCATCCTCTTCATGGTCATGTTCTTCTGGACGCCGCCGCACTACTGGCCACTCTCCATGAAGGTGAAGGACGACTACGCGCGCGTGGGTGTGCCGATGCTGCCGGTCATCGCCTCCAACCGGGTCGTCGCGCGGCAGATCGTCCTCTACAGCTGGGCCATGGTCGCCGTCTCCCTGCTGCTGACGCCGCTCGGTTACACGGGCTGGTTCTACACGGTCGTGGCCCTGGTGACCGGCGGCTTCTGGCTCTGGGAGGCGCACGGCCTGCAGACCCGGGCGAAGGACGGCGCCGTGGGCGCCAAGCTGAAAGAGATGCGGCTCTTCCACTGGTCCATTACTTACGTGTCGCTGCTGTTCGTGGCGGTGGCAGTGGACCCGTTCCTGCGGTGA
- a CDS encoding GrpB family protein, whose amino-acid sequence MIGVIVVSDYDPRWSEQFEGLQQRLAAHVADLAVSIEHVGSTAVPGCAAKPIIDLDIVVSEEAVMPELISRLTGQGYRHEGDLGIRGRAAFRAPSTAPEHHLYGVVAGSKPHLDHVLLRDYLRQRPDEVRCYSTLKVALAQRFRADCEGRAAYSVAKSTLVEELVVKSYAARAAGES is encoded by the coding sequence ATGATTGGCGTGATCGTGGTCAGTGACTACGACCCCCGATGGTCCGAGCAGTTCGAGGGGCTGCAGCAGCGACTGGCTGCTCACGTCGCGGATCTGGCTGTGTCCATCGAGCATGTTGGCAGCACGGCTGTGCCCGGGTGCGCCGCCAAACCGATCATCGACCTCGACATTGTGGTGTCCGAGGAGGCCGTCATGCCCGAGCTGATTTCGCGGCTCACCGGGCAGGGCTACCGACACGAAGGCGATCTGGGGATTCGGGGGCGTGCGGCATTCCGGGCCCCTTCTACGGCTCCAGAACATCATCTGTACGGCGTCGTCGCAGGCTCAAAACCCCACCTTGATCACGTCCTGCTCCGTGACTACCTGCGTCAGCGGCCCGACGAAGTCCGGTGCTACAGCACGTTGAAAGTGGCCCTGGCGCAGCGGTTCCGCGCCGATTGCGAGGGCAGGGCGGCCTACTCGGTCGCGAAGAGCACCCTGGTGGAGGAACTGGTCGTGAAGTCCTACGCCGCTCGGGCTGCTGGCGAATCGTGA
- the opcA gene encoding glucose-6-phosphate dehydrogenase assembly protein OpcA: protein MKIDLTDTTASKINKAMVRGRRAIGTPAVGMVLTLVIVTDEENAYDALKSANDASHEHPSRTLVVIKRVSRTPRDRTKSRLDAEVRIGADAGTGETVVLRLYGEVSDHAQSVVLPLLLPDAPVVVWWSVDAPRDPANDPLGALGQRRVTDSYAAEKPVGELRSRVESYEPGDTDLAWARITPWRSMLAAALDQINCEVVSAEVAGEEANPSVELLAMWLADRLHVHARRAVSAGPGLTQVRLETTGGPITLHRSDGAMATLALPGQPDRAVALKRRETSELLAEELRRLDPDDTYASALRFGVDRLGGIPSATQRAEASLRSAESLPVRQKVPDSAAPAEPATPARTSAPALPSASSAPAGDGDSGRPTPAQMPPVKKADSP, encoded by the coding sequence ATGAAGATAGATCTCACGGACACCACGGCCAGCAAGATCAACAAGGCGATGGTGCGGGGCCGCCGGGCCATCGGCACCCCCGCCGTCGGCATGGTCCTCACCCTCGTCATCGTCACCGACGAGGAGAACGCGTACGACGCGCTGAAGTCCGCCAACGACGCCTCGCACGAGCACCCCTCGCGCACGCTCGTGGTGATCAAGCGCGTCTCGCGTACGCCCCGCGACCGCACGAAGTCGCGGCTGGACGCCGAGGTGCGGATCGGCGCGGACGCGGGCACCGGCGAGACGGTCGTCCTGCGGCTGTACGGCGAGGTGTCCGACCACGCCCAGTCCGTCGTCCTGCCGCTGCTGCTGCCGGACGCGCCGGTGGTTGTCTGGTGGTCGGTGGACGCCCCGCGCGACCCCGCCAACGACCCGCTGGGCGCCCTGGGCCAACGCCGGGTCACCGACAGCTACGCGGCCGAGAAGCCGGTCGGTGAGCTGCGGTCCCGGGTCGAGAGCTACGAGCCGGGCGACACCGACCTGGCGTGGGCCCGGATCACTCCGTGGCGCTCGATGCTGGCCGCCGCCCTCGACCAGATCAACTGCGAGGTCGTGTCCGCCGAGGTGGCGGGCGAGGAGGCCAACCCGAGCGTCGAGCTGCTCGCCATGTGGCTCGCCGACCGGCTCCATGTGCACGCCCGGCGGGCCGTCTCCGCCGGTCCCGGCCTGACCCAGGTACGGCTGGAGACGACCGGTGGCCCCATCACGCTGCACCGGTCGGACGGGGCGATGGCCACGCTGGCGCTGCCCGGCCAGCCGGACCGCGCGGTGGCACTCAAGCGCCGCGAGACGTCCGAGCTGCTCGCGGAGGAGCTGCGCAGGCTGGACCCGGACGACACGTACGCGTCCGCGCTGCGGTTCGGGGTGGACCGGCTGGGCGGGATCCCGTCGGCGACGCAGAGGGCGGAGGCGTCCCTTCGGAGCGCGGAGTCGCTCCCGGTCCGGCAGAAGGTGCCGGACTCGGCGGCCCCGGCGGAGCCGGCGACCCCGGCCCGGACATCCGCACCGGCGCTGCCGTCCGCCTCTTCGGCGCCGGCGGGCGACGGCGACTCGGGCCGACCGACTCCGGCCCAGATGCCCCCGGTCAAGAAGGCGGACTCGCCATGA
- the zwf gene encoding glucose-6-phosphate dehydrogenase, whose protein sequence is MSSSNPLRDPADRRLPRIAGPSGLVIFGVTGDLSRKKLMPAVYDLANRGLLPPGFSLVGFARREWQHEDFAQEVHDAVKEHARTPFREEVWQQLIQGMRFVQGTFDDDDAFERLRETIGELDKAQGTGGNFAFYLSVPPSAFPVVIRQLKKHGLADQSSGSWRRAVIEKPFGHDLKSAEELNTTVEEVFAPDQVFRIDHYLGKETVQNILALRFANQMFEPIWNRSFVDHIQITMAEDIGIGGRAGYYDGIGAARDVIQNHLLQLMALTAMEEPASFDADALAAEKTKVLGAVKLPKDLGRDTVRGQYAEGWQGGEKAVGYLQEDGIDPKSKTDTYAAIKVEVDNRRWAGVPFYLRTGKRLGRRVTEIAVVFQRAPHSPFDHTATEELGQNAIVIRVQPDEGITVRFGSKVPGTSMEIRDVSMDFAYGESFTESSPEAYERLILDVLLGDSNLFPRTEEVELSWKILDPIEEHWDKYGKPAQYPSGTWGPAEADEMLKRDGRSWRRP, encoded by the coding sequence TTGTCAAGCAGCAATCCGCTGCGTGACCCGGCGGACCGACGGCTCCCGCGTATCGCGGGGCCGTCGGGCCTCGTCATCTTCGGGGTCACGGGCGATTTGTCCCGTAAAAAGCTCATGCCTGCCGTTTATGACCTTGCGAACCGTGGTCTGCTGCCTCCGGGCTTCTCGCTCGTCGGCTTCGCGCGGCGTGAATGGCAGCACGAGGACTTCGCCCAGGAGGTCCACGACGCCGTCAAGGAGCATGCCCGTACTCCCTTCCGCGAGGAGGTCTGGCAGCAGCTCATCCAGGGGATGCGCTTCGTCCAGGGCACCTTCGACGACGACGACGCGTTCGAGCGGCTGCGCGAGACGATCGGCGAGCTGGACAAGGCACAGGGGACGGGCGGCAACTTCGCCTTCTACCTCTCCGTGCCGCCGTCCGCCTTCCCGGTGGTCATCCGGCAGCTGAAGAAGCACGGGCTCGCCGACCAGTCGAGCGGTTCCTGGCGGCGCGCGGTCATCGAGAAGCCGTTCGGCCACGACCTCAAGTCGGCCGAGGAGCTCAACACGACGGTCGAGGAGGTCTTCGCCCCGGACCAGGTCTTCCGCATCGACCACTACCTGGGCAAGGAGACGGTCCAGAACATCCTGGCGCTGCGCTTCGCGAACCAGATGTTCGAGCCGATCTGGAACCGGTCCTTCGTCGACCACATCCAGATCACCATGGCCGAGGACATCGGCATCGGCGGCCGGGCCGGCTACTACGACGGCATCGGCGCCGCCCGTGACGTCATCCAGAACCACCTGCTCCAGCTGATGGCCCTCACGGCCATGGAGGAGCCCGCCTCCTTCGACGCGGACGCGCTCGCCGCGGAGAAGACCAAGGTGCTCGGCGCGGTGAAGCTGCCGAAGGACCTGGGCCGCGACACGGTCCGCGGTCAGTACGCCGAGGGCTGGCAGGGCGGCGAGAAGGCCGTCGGCTACCTCCAGGAAGACGGCATCGACCCCAAGTCGAAGACCGACACCTACGCGGCGATCAAGGTCGAGGTCGACAACCGCCGCTGGGCGGGCGTCCCGTTCTACCTGAGGACCGGCAAGCGCCTGGGCCGCCGTGTCACGGAGATCGCGGTGGTCTTCCAGCGGGCGCCCCACTCCCCCTTCGACCACACGGCGACGGAGGAGCTGGGCCAGAACGCGATCGTCATCCGCGTCCAGCCCGACGAGGGCATCACGGTCCGCTTCGGCTCCAAGGTGCCCGGCACCTCGATGGAGATCCGGGACGTCTCGATGGACTTCGCGTACGGCGAGTCGTTCACCGAGTCCAGCCCGGAGGCGTACGAGCGCCTGATCCTGGACGTCCTGCTCGGCGACTCGAACCTCTTCCCGCGCACCGAGGAGGTCGAGCTGTCCTGGAAGATCCTCGACCCGATCGAGGAGCACTGGGACAAGTACGGCAAGCCCGCGCAGTACCCGTCCGGAACGTGGGGGCCCGCCGAGGCGGACGAAATGCTGAAGCGAGACGGACGGAGCTGGCGTCGCCCATGA
- the pgl gene encoding 6-phosphogluconolactonase: protein MTTPQLVVHRDKELMAQAAAARLITKVVDAQASRGYASVVLTGGRNGNGLLAALAAAPARDAIDWGRLDLWWGDERFLPEGDPERNVTQAREALLDSVPLDPKRVHAMPASDGPFGKDADAAAEAYAAELAEAAGPENHGPVPSFDVLMLGVGPDTHVASLFPELPAVRETDRTVVGVHGAPKPPPTRVTLTLPAIRAAREVWLLAAGEDKARAAEIALSGAGEIQAPAAGAYGRRRTLWLLDATAASRLPRSLYPPASP, encoded by the coding sequence ATGACTACTCCCCAGCTGGTGGTTCACCGGGACAAGGAACTGATGGCCCAGGCCGCCGCGGCCCGGCTCATCACGAAGGTCGTGGACGCTCAGGCCTCGCGCGGCTACGCCTCGGTCGTGCTGACCGGTGGCCGCAACGGCAACGGGCTCCTCGCGGCGCTCGCGGCCGCGCCTGCCCGGGACGCCATCGACTGGGGCCGGCTCGACCTGTGGTGGGGTGACGAGCGGTTCCTGCCCGAGGGCGACCCGGAGCGCAATGTCACCCAGGCCCGCGAGGCGCTGCTCGACTCGGTGCCGCTGGACCCGAAGCGCGTGCATGCCATGCCCGCGTCGGACGGTCCCTTCGGCAAGGACGCGGACGCGGCGGCGGAGGCCTACGCGGCCGAACTCGCCGAGGCCGCCGGGCCGGAGAACCACGGCCCGGTTCCGTCCTTCGACGTGCTGATGCTGGGCGTCGGTCCGGACACGCATGTGGCGTCGCTCTTCCCGGAGCTGCCCGCGGTCCGCGAGACGGACCGGACGGTGGTGGGCGTGCACGGCGCCCCGAAGCCACCGCCGACCCGTGTCACGCTGACGCTGCCCGCGATCCGGGCGGCGCGGGAGGTGTGGCTGCTGGCGGCGGGCGAGGACAAGGCACGGGCGGCTGAGATCGCCCTGTCCGGCGCGGGAGAAATCCAGGCGCCGGCGGCGGGGGCGTACGGCCGCAGGCGCACCCTGTGGCTACTGGACGCGACAGCGGCGTCCCGCCTGCCACGTTCCTTGTATCCACCGGCTTCACCCTGA
- a CDS encoding amidohydrolase family protein, protein MIETPSLVDQYCHGVLRTELGLGTFEAHLARGEGPPAAGTTFFDTQTGFAVRRWCPPLLGLEPHCPPARYLARRRELGVLEAGRRLLRGSGITTYLVDTGLPGDLTGPGEMASTGAAHAHEIVRLEPLAEQVADTSGTVESFLANLAEAVHGAAANAVAFTSVAGVRHGLALAPEPPGPGEVRGAAGRWLADRRVGGPLSDPVLLRHLLWIAVASGLPLQLHAGLGEPGLRIDRTDPVLLTDFARATADLGTHLVLLHGYPYHRHAAHLAGVFPHVYADLGAALVRTGARASAVLAEILELAPFGKILFSSGAHGLPELHVVGARLFREALARVLGTWVAEGAWSLADAQRVAGLIAAGNARRVYGVE, encoded by the coding sequence ATGATCGAAACGCCGTCGCTGGTGGACCAGTACTGCCACGGCGTGCTGCGGACGGAGCTGGGTCTCGGCACATTCGAGGCCCACCTCGCCCGGGGCGAGGGCCCGCCCGCCGCCGGGACCACGTTCTTCGACACGCAGACCGGGTTCGCCGTACGCCGCTGGTGTCCGCCCCTGCTGGGCCTGGAACCCCACTGTCCGCCCGCCCGCTACCTCGCGCGACGCCGGGAACTCGGCGTCCTGGAGGCGGGGCGCAGGCTGCTGCGGGGGAGCGGGATCACGACCTACCTGGTCGACACCGGTCTGCCGGGCGATCTGACCGGGCCCGGCGAGATGGCCTCCACGGGGGCCGCGCACGCCCACGAGATCGTCCGCCTGGAGCCGCTCGCCGAGCAGGTCGCCGACACCTCCGGCACGGTCGAGTCGTTTCTCGCCAACCTCGCCGAGGCGGTGCACGGGGCGGCCGCGAACGCCGTGGCCTTCACCTCGGTGGCGGGCGTACGGCACGGTCTGGCGCTCGCGCCCGAACCGCCCGGGCCGGGAGAGGTACGGGGTGCGGCGGGACGATGGCTGGCGGACCGCCGGGTGGGCGGGCCGCTGAGCGATCCGGTCCTGCTCAGGCATCTCCTGTGGATCGCGGTCGCCTCCGGTCTGCCGCTCCAGCTCCACGCGGGGCTCGGCGAGCCCGGCCTGCGCATCGACCGCACCGACCCCGTCCTCCTCACCGACTTCGCCCGCGCGACGGCCGACCTCGGCACACACCTGGTCCTGCTGCACGGCTACCCGTACCACCGCCACGCGGCGCACCTCGCCGGGGTCTTCCCGCATGTGTACGCCGACCTGGGCGCCGCCCTCGTCCGCACCGGAGCCCGCGCGTCCGCCGTCCTCGCCGAGATCCTGGAGCTCGCCCCCTTCGGCAAGATCCTCTTCTCCAGCGGCGCACATGGCCTGCCCGAACTCCATGTGGTCGGAGCACGCCTCTTCCGCGAGGCACTCGCCAGGGTGCTCGGCACCTGGGTGGCCGAGGGCGCCTGGTCACTGGCCGACGCGCAACGGGTGGCGGGACTGATCGCGGCGGGGAACGCGCGGCGGGTGTACGGGGTGGAGTGA
- the tal gene encoding transaldolase yields the protein MTDALKRLSEEGVAIWLDDLSRKRITSGNLAELIDQQHVVGVTTNPSIFQKAISSGDGYEQQLADLAARKVTVEEAIRMITTADVRDAADILRPVYDSTQGQDGRVSIEVDPRLAHNTEATVAEAKQLAWLVDRPNTLIKIPATRAGLPAITETIGRGISVNVTLIFSLARYREVMDAYLAGLEKAKAAGIDLAGIHSVASFFVSRVDTEIDKRLDALGTPEAKAARGKAGLANARLAYEAYEEVFSSDRWAALDKAQANKQRPLWASTGVKDKAYKDTLYVDDLVAPNTVNTMPEATLFAAEDHGKITGNTIAGTYEQSRAELDAVEKLGISYDEVVQLLEDEGVEKFEASWNDLLKSTEAELDRLAPSEG from the coding sequence ATGACAGACGCACTGAAGCGCCTCTCCGAGGAAGGCGTCGCGATCTGGCTGGACGACCTGTCGCGCAAGCGGATCACGTCCGGCAACCTCGCCGAACTGATCGACCAGCAGCACGTCGTGGGCGTCACCACCAACCCGTCGATCTTCCAGAAGGCGATCAGCAGCGGTGACGGTTACGAGCAGCAGCTCGCCGACCTCGCCGCCCGCAAGGTCACCGTCGAAGAAGCCATCCGCATGATCACGACGGCGGACGTCCGTGACGCCGCCGACATCCTGCGCCCGGTCTACGACTCCACGCAGGGCCAGGACGGCCGGGTCTCCATCGAGGTCGACCCGCGACTGGCGCACAACACCGAGGCGACCGTCGCCGAGGCCAAGCAGCTCGCCTGGCTCGTCGACCGCCCGAACACGCTGATCAAGATCCCGGCGACCAGGGCTGGCCTGCCCGCGATCACCGAGACGATCGGCCGGGGCATCAGCGTCAACGTCACGCTGATCTTCTCGCTGGCGCGCTACCGCGAGGTCATGGACGCGTACCTCGCGGGCCTGGAGAAGGCCAAGGCCGCCGGGATCGACCTGGCCGGCATCCACTCCGTGGCGTCGTTCTTCGTGTCCCGCGTGGACACCGAGATCGACAAGCGGCTCGACGCCCTCGGCACCCCCGAGGCCAAGGCCGCCCGCGGCAAGGCGGGTCTCGCCAACGCGCGGCTGGCCTACGAGGCGTACGAGGAGGTCTTCTCCTCGGACCGCTGGGCCGCCCTGGACAAGGCGCAGGCCAACAAGCAGCGTCCGCTGTGGGCCTCGACCGGCGTCAAGGACAAGGCCTACAAGGACACCCTGTACGTCGACGACCTGGTCGCGCCGAACACGGTGAACACCATGCCGGAGGCGACCCTGTTCGCCGCCGAGGACCACGGCAAGATCACCGGCAACACCATCGCCGGTACGTACGAGCAGTCCCGTGCCGAGCTCGACGCGGTCGAGAAGCTCGGGATCTCGTACGACGAAGTGGTCCAGCTCCTGGAGGACGAGGGCGTCGAGAAGTTCGAGGCGTCCTGGAACGACCTGCTCAAGTCGACCGAGGCAGAGCTCGACCGCCTCGCCCCCTCGGAGGGCTGA
- the tkt gene encoding transketolase: protein MSTKPTTTDLEWTELDQRAVDTARILAADAVQKVGNGHPGTAMSLAPAAYTLFQKVMRHDPADPDWTGRDRFVLSAGHSSLTLYTQLYLAGFGLELDDLKAFRTWGSRTPGHPEYGHTPGVETTTGPLGQGVANAVGMAMAARYERGLFDPEAAQGTSPFDHFIYAIAGDGCLQEGISAEASSMAGHQQLGNLILLWDDNHISIEGDTETAVSEDTVKRYEAYGWHVQRVAPKPDGDLDPHALYNAIEAAKLVTDKPSFIAMRSIIAWPAPNAQNTEAAHGSALGEDEVAATKRVLGFDPEKAFEVSDEVITHTRALGERGRQVKAEWEKSFQEWRDGNAERAAEFDRIAAGELPTGWEEKLPVFEAGKGVATRAASGKVLQALGAVIPELWGGSADLAGSNNTTIDKTSSFLPADNPLPEANPYGRTIHFGIREHSMAAEMNGIALHGNTRVYGGTFLVFSDYMRNAVRLSALMHLPVTYVWTHDSIGLGEDGPTHQPVEHLSTLRAIPGLNVVRPADANETTIAWREILRRYTKVFGKGAPHGLALTRQGVPAYEPNENAAKGGYVLFEASTGTPQVVLIATGSEVHVAVDAREQLEAAGTPTRVVSMPSVEWFEEQDQGYRDSVLPPNVKARVAVEAGIGLTWHKYVGDAGRIVSLEHFGASADGKVLFQEFGFTAENVAAVARESIAAAQR from the coding sequence GTGAGCACCAAGCCGACCACAACAGACCTCGAGTGGACCGAATTGGACCAGCGGGCCGTCGACACCGCCCGCATCCTGGCCGCCGATGCCGTACAGAAGGTCGGCAACGGCCATCCGGGTACGGCGATGAGCCTGGCGCCCGCCGCCTACACCCTCTTCCAGAAGGTGATGCGGCACGACCCGGCGGACCCCGACTGGACCGGCCGTGACCGCTTCGTGCTGTCCGCCGGTCATTCGTCCCTGACCCTCTACACCCAGCTCTACCTGGCCGGTTTCGGCCTGGAGCTGGACGATCTGAAGGCCTTCCGGACGTGGGGTTCCCGCACCCCGGGCCACCCGGAGTACGGGCACACCCCCGGCGTGGAGACCACCACCGGCCCGCTCGGCCAGGGTGTCGCCAACGCGGTGGGCATGGCGATGGCCGCCCGCTACGAGCGTGGTCTGTTCGACCCGGAGGCGGCCCAGGGCACCTCCCCGTTCGACCACTTCATCTACGCGATCGCCGGTGACGGCTGCCTCCAGGAGGGCATCTCCGCGGAGGCGTCCTCCATGGCCGGCCACCAGCAACTGGGCAACCTGATCCTGCTGTGGGACGACAACCACATCTCGATCGAGGGCGACACGGAGACGGCCGTCTCCGAAGACACGGTGAAGCGCTACGAGGCGTACGGCTGGCACGTGCAGCGCGTGGCCCCGAAGCCGGACGGCGACCTCGACCCGCACGCCCTGTACAACGCGATCGAGGCCGCGAAGCTGGTGACCGACAAGCCGTCGTTCATCGCGATGCGCTCGATCATCGCCTGGCCCGCTCCGAACGCGCAGAACACCGAGGCCGCGCACGGCTCTGCGCTCGGCGAGGACGAGGTCGCGGCCACCAAGCGGGTGCTGGGCTTCGACCCGGAGAAGGCCTTCGAGGTCTCCGACGAGGTCATCACGCACACCCGCGCGCTGGGCGAGCGCGGCCGTCAGGTCAAGGCGGAGTGGGAGAAGTCGTTCCAGGAGTGGCGCGACGGCAACGCCGAGCGCGCCGCCGAGTTCGACCGCATCGCCGCGGGCGAACTGCCCACCGGCTGGGAGGAGAAGCTCCCGGTCTTCGAGGCGGGCAAGGGCGTCGCCACGCGTGCGGCCTCCGGCAAGGTTCTCCAGGCCCTCGGCGCGGTCATCCCCGAGCTGTGGGGCGGCTCGGCCGACCTGGCGGGCTCGAACAACACGACGATCGACAAGACGTCGTCGTTCCTCCCGGCGGACAACCCGCTGCCGGAGGCGAACCCGTACGGCCGCACGATCCACTTCGGCATCCGCGAGCACTCCATGGCCGCGGAGATGAACGGCATCGCGCTGCACGGCAACACCCGTGTCTACGGCGGCACTTTCCTGGTGTTCTCCGACTACATGCGCAACGCGGTCCGCCTGTCCGCACTGATGCACCTGCCGGTGACGTACGTGTGGACCCACGACTCCATCGGCCTGGGCGAGGACGGCCCGACGCACCAGCCGGTCGAGCACCTCTCCACCCTGCGCGCCATTCCGGGCCTCAACGTCGTCCGTCCCGCGGACGCCAACGAGACCACGATCGCCTGGCGCGAGATCCTCCGGCGCTACACCAAGGTCTTCGGCAAGGGTGCCCCGCACGGCCTCGCGCTGACCCGTCAGGGCGTACCGGCGTACGAGCCCAACGAGAATGCGGCGAAGGGCGGTTACGTGCTCTTCGAGGCGTCCACCGGGACCCCGCAGGTCGTTCTCATCGCGACCGGTTCCGAGGTGCACGTGGCCGTCGACGCACGTGAGCAGCTGGAGGCCGCGGGCACCCCGACCAGGGTCGTGTCCATGCCCTCCGTGGAGTGGTTCGAGGAGCAGGACCAGGGGTACCGGGACAGCGTCCTGCCGCCGAACGTGAAGGCACGGGTCGCGGTCGAGGCCGGTATCGGTCTCACCTGGCACAAGTACGTCGGGGACGCGGGTCGCATCGTTTCCCTGGAGCACTTCGGTGCTTCGGCCGACGGCAAGGTGCTCTTCCAGGAGTTCGGCTTCACTGCCGAGAACGTGGCCGCCGTAGCGCGGGAATCGATCGCCGCAGCCCAGCGCTGA